One window of the Drosophila gunungcola strain Sukarami chromosome 3L unlocalized genomic scaffold, Dgunungcola_SK_2 000009F, whole genome shotgun sequence genome contains the following:
- the LOC128259922 gene encoding dynein axonemal assembly factor 6, translated as MSIFDHPDQLKLLQDLLNPNQKRGGIDYSSSEDEDESMVVHKLNPGGIGRSKAADPAGKSKKKPNPLATPLVEEEKKQPENLEEWQEQQEREENDILESRKSPEYTMTYRQAVGTEDVFLQMGNRTGSSASCEDLILEISLPDEEMSAEKMSLNLQETEVDLGTCLYRLRLPLPHPVDVDRCQAKYDSELKKLRLTLRLKRELDYVNF; from the exons ATGTCGATCTTTGATCATCCGGACCAGCTGAAGTTGCTGCAGGACCTACTGAATCCCAATCAAAAGCGAGGCGGCATCGATTACAGCAGCagtgaggatgaggatgagtcCATGGTGGTTCATAAGCTGA ATCCTGGTGGCATTGGGCGTAGCAAGGCGGCAGATCCTGCTGGCAAAAGTAAAAAGAAACCCAATCCTTTGGCGACTCCTTTGGTGGAGGAGGAGAAAAAACAGCCTGAGAATCTGGAAGAAtggcaggagcagcaggagcgtGAGGAAAACGATATTCTGGAAAGCCGAAAGAGTCCAGAGTATACGATGACCTATCGCCAGGCTGTGGGCACCGAGGACGTTTTCCTGCAG ATGGGCAATCGCACTGGCTCCTCGGCCAGCTGTGAAGATCTTATCCTGGAGATTTCCCTGCCTGATGAAGAAATGAGCGCCGAAAAAATGTCGCTTAACTTGCAGGAAACTGAAGTGGATCTGGGTACCTGCTTATATCGCCTACGATTGCCGCTTCCCCATCCTGTCGATGTGGACCGATGTCAGGCGAAGTACGACAGCGAGCTCAAGAAGCTGCGGCTCACTTTGCGCCTAAAACGGGAGCTAGACTacgttaatttttaa
- the LOC128259929 gene encoding LOW QUALITY PROTEIN: uncharacterized protein LOC128259929 (The sequence of the model RefSeq protein was modified relative to this genomic sequence to represent the inferred CDS: deleted 1 base in 1 codon) — MSDEQSDEFQELESYESYQEISRNNSAVSTAVVPLDTSEDAQFSEQMFSNIQERLSRITKRVSLANLAMAQIKRNLKARIPSTVLVDNADKLAGGDNPQRIDNTAGANEAFNE, encoded by the exons ATGTCGGACGAACAATCTGATGAATTTCAAGAACTCGAAAGTTACGAGTCCTACCAGGAAATAAGCCGGAACAACAGTGCCGTCAGTACAGCCGTTGTGCCTCTGGATACCTCAGAGGATGCTCAGTTTTCGGAGCAAATGTTTTCCAACATCCAGGAGCGACTG AGCAGGATCACGAAACGCGTAAGCCTGGCCAATTTAGCTATGGCCCAGATAAAGCGGAACCTCAAGGCCCGGATTCCCTCGACGGTGCTAGTCGATAATGCAGACAAGTTGGCGGGTGGCGATAACCCACAGAGAATAGATAATACCGCAGGAGCAAATGAAGCCTTTAACGAATGA
- the LOC128259927 gene encoding uncharacterized protein LOC128259927, whose amino-acid sequence MIQTELTKIDDALDICYLVEEDLYECLNLVKGMTRKSNAPGRYTFFMDTFMDDCSLNSPELTDQDASSLKTVDSEMDVLSQLCGARSAQELVDSYVNVRYKFIKLKRDLEGTMSLYQKIADCADRQERVSHRMLEGSWSYKKRMCRH is encoded by the coding sequence ATGATACAAACGGAACTTACAAAAATCGACGATGCCCTGGACATCTGCTACTTGGTGGAGGAAGATCTGTACGAGTGTCTGAATCTCGTGAAGGGCATGACCCGGAAGTCCAATGCTCCCGGGCGCTACACCTTTTTCATGGATACCTTCATGGATGACTGTTCGCTGAACAGCCCAGAGCTCACGGATCAGGATGCTTCGTCCCTGAAAACTGTGGACTCGGAAATGGACGTGCTGAGCCAGCTGTGCGGGGCCAGAAGTGCCCAGGAGCTGGTCGACTCCTATGTAAATGTGCGGTACAAGTTTATCAAGCTGAAGCGCGATTTGGAGGGCACCATGTCGCTGTACCAGAAGATCGCCGACTGCGCTGATCGCCAGGAAAGGGTCTCCCATCGCATGCTTGAGGGCTCCTGGAGCTACAAGAAGAGGATGTGCAGGCACTAG